The proteins below come from a single uncultured Dethiosulfovibrio sp. genomic window:
- the dctP gene encoding TRAP transporter substrate-binding protein DctP — MKVFNRKSGILLLSLLFIGIVATASCAVTVKMSYNGPPKAEDNAVHAFAENFKKLVEEGTEGRVTFELFPDSQLGTEEERMELLMKTGLNQPMANIASFAGVAPVFPEIYASSIPFMFNSYKAAHIFFDKSQYWRKAQEEFRNRTGAVLLEAVEEGGFLAFTNSKRAIHGPDDFKGLKFRGMDEGQLAIYKAFGASGTPIPWTELYMALKTGVVDGQMNPAMYIIIGSLFEVQKHMTLANIQYSDQFLIMNGDLFDSLSEGDRKVVVEAAKEANRISRTEVEAADSKQVEYLKEKGMEVYSPNEKEMDQFREKGQPEYIKWLKTRVTQEWLDLAVQCAERANEAAKD, encoded by the coding sequence GTGAAAGTCTTCAACCGTAAGTCCGGAATACTGCTCCTGTCGTTGTTGTTTATCGGGATCGTCGCCACAGCGTCCTGCGCCGTGACGGTCAAAATGTCCTACAACGGGCCACCGAAGGCGGAGGACAACGCCGTTCACGCCTTCGCCGAGAACTTCAAAAAGCTGGTCGAGGAGGGAACCGAGGGACGAGTGACATTCGAGCTATTTCCCGACAGCCAGCTAGGGACCGAGGAGGAGCGCATGGAGCTCCTTATGAAGACCGGGCTCAATCAGCCCATGGCGAACATAGCTTCCTTCGCCGGAGTGGCCCCGGTATTCCCGGAGATATACGCCTCGTCTATACCGTTTATGTTCAATTCCTATAAGGCAGCCCATATATTCTTCGACAAGAGCCAGTACTGGAGGAAGGCCCAGGAGGAGTTCCGCAACAGGACCGGAGCGGTGCTGTTGGAGGCAGTCGAGGAAGGTGGTTTTTTGGCCTTCACAAACTCCAAGAGAGCCATACATGGCCCCGACGACTTCAAGGGGCTCAAGTTCAGGGGCATGGACGAGGGACAGCTCGCCATATACAAGGCCTTCGGAGCCAGCGGGACCCCCATCCCCTGGACGGAGCTCTACATGGCCCTGAAGACAGGAGTCGTGGACGGTCAAATGAACCCGGCTATGTACATAATCATAGGCAGTCTATTCGAGGTCCAAAAACACATGACCTTGGCTAACATACAGTATTCCGACCAGTTTTTGATCATGAACGGCGACCTGTTCGACTCCCTCTCCGAGGGCGATCGTAAGGTCGTGGTCGAGGCCGCCAAGGAGGCCAACCGCATCAGCCGCACGGAGGTTGAGGCAGCGGACTCTAAACAGGTGGAGTACCTGAAGGAGAAGGGCATGGAGGTATACTCCCCTAACGAGAAGGAAATGGACCAGTTTAGGGAAAAGGGACAGCCCGAATACATAAAATGGCTCAAGACCAGGGTGACCCAGGAATGGTTGGACCTGGCGGTACAGTGCGCCGAAAGAGCCAACGAGGCGGCTAAGGACTAG
- the gyrB gene encoding DNA topoisomerase (ATP-hydrolyzing) subunit B — translation MTNNQSQYTAQSIQILEGLEAVRKRPGMYIGDTGARGLHHCVYEVVDNAVDEALAGHCDDIVVTVHTDGSVSVSDNGRGIPVDPHPSNGRPACEVVLTVLHAGGKFNNDSYKVSGGLHGVGVSVVNALSSWLEIDICRDGKTWGQRFERGVPVTDLEGGYDTPKRGTTVHFMPDDEIFEEVTFSSEVLSGRFREMAFLNPGLKITLKDDREEKEWTFLYEGGLCSFVEYLNRDKTSLFPKPVVISGEKDSISVDMGLQYNDGYHERLFSFANLINTIEGGTHVIGLRSALTRAINESARRNKVLKEKDTNLTGEDLKEGLTCVISIKLGNPQFEGQTKTKLGNSEVKGIVDSVVYEGLLAALDDDPAVLKPVVEKAIKARQAREAAKKARELVRKTAMTGLNLPGKLADCSGKDPEHCEVYIVEGDSAGGSAKQGRDRSFQAILPLRGKILNVEKARLDRILSSNEIRTIIQALGCGIGEDFDLSKLRYHKIIIMTDADVDGAHISTLLLTFFYRYMKELVEGGYIYLAQPPLYRVQIGKHAEYLFSEKALRSFVDSRQDTGKKIGVQRYKGLGEMNPEQLWDTTMDPNNRVMKRIEANDALAADQYFSILMGDKVEPRRDFIQAHAHEVQNLDI, via the coding sequence ATGACTAACAACCAGTCTCAATACACCGCCCAGAGCATCCAAATACTGGAGGGCCTTGAAGCGGTCAGAAAAAGACCGGGAATGTACATAGGTGACACCGGCGCCAGAGGACTCCACCACTGCGTATACGAGGTGGTTGACAACGCGGTGGACGAGGCCCTCGCTGGGCACTGCGACGATATCGTCGTCACCGTCCACACCGACGGAAGCGTATCGGTCTCGGACAACGGAAGGGGGATACCGGTGGACCCCCATCCATCCAACGGGAGACCCGCCTGTGAGGTGGTCCTCACGGTCCTCCACGCCGGAGGAAAATTCAACAACGACAGCTACAAGGTTTCCGGCGGACTTCACGGCGTAGGTGTATCGGTGGTCAACGCCCTGTCTTCATGGCTGGAGATAGACATATGCAGAGACGGCAAGACGTGGGGTCAGAGGTTCGAGCGGGGGGTTCCGGTAACCGATCTCGAGGGAGGCTACGACACACCTAAAAGGGGCACCACCGTCCATTTTATGCCTGACGACGAGATTTTCGAGGAAGTTACCTTCTCCTCGGAGGTCTTGAGCGGTCGATTCAGGGAGATGGCCTTCTTAAACCCAGGGCTCAAAATAACCCTCAAAGACGACAGAGAGGAAAAGGAGTGGACCTTCCTCTACGAGGGAGGGCTTTGTTCCTTCGTCGAATACCTCAACAGGGATAAAACATCCCTGTTCCCTAAGCCTGTGGTGATATCCGGGGAGAAAGACTCGATCTCCGTGGACATGGGCCTACAGTATAACGACGGCTACCACGAAAGGTTATTCTCCTTCGCCAACCTTATCAACACCATAGAGGGAGGCACCCACGTAATAGGGCTAAGGTCCGCCCTCACCAGGGCGATAAACGAGAGCGCCAGACGGAACAAGGTTCTAAAGGAGAAAGATACGAACCTGACCGGTGAGGACCTAAAAGAAGGCCTTACCTGCGTCATATCCATAAAGCTGGGGAACCCCCAGTTCGAGGGTCAGACCAAGACCAAGCTTGGCAACAGCGAGGTCAAGGGTATAGTGGACTCGGTGGTCTACGAGGGACTCCTAGCGGCCCTCGACGACGATCCCGCCGTACTAAAGCCGGTGGTGGAGAAGGCCATAAAGGCCAGACAGGCCAGAGAGGCTGCCAAAAAGGCCAGAGAGCTTGTCAGAAAGACCGCCATGACCGGACTAAACCTTCCCGGAAAGCTCGCGGACTGCTCCGGCAAGGATCCTGAACACTGCGAGGTCTACATAGTCGAGGGAGACAGCGCAGGAGGCAGCGCCAAGCAGGGAAGGGACAGGAGTTTTCAGGCGATACTGCCCCTTAGGGGTAAAATCCTGAACGTAGAGAAAGCCAGGCTGGACAGGATCCTGAGCAGCAACGAGATACGAACCATAATCCAGGCCCTAGGCTGCGGCATAGGCGAGGATTTCGACCTCTCCAAGCTCCGTTATCACAAAATAATAATAATGACCGACGCCGACGTAGACGGAGCCCACATAAGCACCCTGCTCCTGACCTTCTTCTATCGCTACATGAAGGAACTCGTCGAGGGAGGGTACATATACCTGGCCCAACCGCCTCTTTATCGGGTCCAGATAGGCAAACACGCCGAATACCTTTTCAGCGAAAAGGCCCTCCGATCCTTCGTGGATAGCCGACAGGACACAGGAAAGAAGATCGGCGTTCAGAGATACAAAGGCCTCGGGGAGATGAACCCAGAACAGCTCTGGGACACCACTATGGACCCAAACAATAGGGTAATGAAGAGAATTGAGGCCAACGATGCCCTAGCGGCGGACCAGTACTTCAGCATCCTAATGGGGGACAAAGTCGAGCCAAGGCGTGACTTCATCCAGGCCCACGCCCACGAGGTACAAAACCTAGACATCTGA
- a CDS encoding response regulator: MVVDDAAFMRMMLSNMLTKMGHEIVAEADNGRSAIEAYEKNSPDIVTMDITMPHMNGIEAVKGIIAKDPAAKIVMVSAMGQKEMVIEAVKAGAKDFIVKPFKEDAVWGALERVLKG; this comes from the coding sequence ATGGTTGTAGACGATGCGGCTTTCATGAGGATGATGCTGTCCAATATGTTGACAAAGATGGGGCACGAGATTGTGGCGGAGGCGGATAACGGTAGATCGGCCATCGAAGCTTATGAAAAGAACAGTCCAGATATAGTTACCATGGATATAACCATGCCTCACATGAACGGTATCGAGGCGGTCAAAGGTATCATAGCGAAGGACCCTGCTGCCAAGATAGTTATGGTGAGTGCCATGGGACAGAAGGAAATGGTCATAGAGGCGGTAAAGGCTGGTGCCAAGGACTTTATCGTCAAGCCCTTCAAAGAGGACGCCGTCTGGGGTGCTCTGGAGAGGGTTTTAAAAGGTTAA
- a CDS encoding double-cubane-cluster-containing anaerobic reductase: MSKIDQIMAEVEAHLKDGVLQVKEWKEEGKPVVGTYCTFAPWELITAAGAIPATLCARGEEPITAAEEHLPRNLCPLIKSSYGYALTDKCPYFHFCDMVIAESTCDGKKKMYELLEKMKPVHLMMLPQTAQGEGARAIWRDELDRLRSRLEESFSVSITDQEISRRIELRNRERRALRSLWELSRMDPPAITGKEQYMISEYCEFHFHKEELVPWLEKVVSDIKAAYDQGERRVDGKAPRILITGCPLGGAQKVIHAVEDSGGVIVCYENCGGVKEQGFLVDEDRPPMEALTDKYLNIGCSVMTPNKSRMDNLRTLMEEYKVDGVVEVVLQACHTYAVETYEVRELVRSTGRPYLSIETDYSKSDVGQISTRISAFLEMI, encoded by the coding sequence ATGTCCAAAATCGACCAGATAATGGCGGAAGTGGAGGCTCACCTGAAAGACGGCGTCCTCCAGGTGAAGGAGTGGAAGGAAGAGGGCAAGCCGGTGGTGGGGACCTACTGCACCTTCGCCCCTTGGGAGCTGATAACCGCTGCTGGGGCCATCCCGGCGACCCTTTGCGCCAGAGGCGAAGAGCCTATAACCGCAGCGGAGGAACACCTTCCGAGGAACCTCTGTCCTCTCATAAAGTCCAGCTACGGCTACGCCCTTACCGACAAGTGTCCCTATTTCCATTTCTGTGATATGGTCATAGCGGAGAGCACCTGCGACGGCAAGAAAAAGATGTACGAGCTTCTGGAAAAGATGAAGCCCGTCCACCTTATGATGCTACCTCAGACCGCCCAGGGAGAGGGAGCCAGGGCGATCTGGAGAGATGAGCTCGACAGGCTCAGGTCCAGGTTGGAAGAATCGTTCTCGGTGAGTATCACAGATCAGGAGATCTCCAGACGGATAGAGCTTAGGAACAGAGAGAGAAGGGCCCTTCGTTCTCTGTGGGAGCTTTCCAGGATGGACCCACCGGCGATAACGGGCAAGGAGCAGTACATGATCTCCGAGTACTGCGAGTTCCACTTCCACAAAGAGGAGCTTGTCCCATGGCTTGAGAAGGTGGTCTCGGACATAAAGGCAGCCTACGACCAGGGAGAGAGACGGGTTGACGGCAAGGCCCCCAGGATCCTCATAACCGGCTGTCCTCTGGGAGGGGCCCAGAAAGTCATCCACGCGGTGGAGGACTCGGGGGGAGTTATAGTCTGCTACGAGAACTGCGGCGGAGTAAAGGAACAGGGCTTCCTGGTGGACGAGGACCGTCCTCCTATGGAGGCTCTGACGGATAAGTACCTGAACATCGGCTGTTCCGTCATGACCCCAAATAAGTCCAGGATGGACAACCTGAGGACCTTGATGGAGGAGTATAAGGTCGACGGAGTGGTGGAGGTGGTCCTCCAGGCCTGCCACACCTACGCCGTGGAGACCTACGAGGTGAGAGAGCTGGTCAGGTCCACA
- a CDS encoding iron ABC transporter permease, with translation MDRTLIPVVATIWLSLGIFVLYPFFKLLAMTFIVEGQLSGANIAAVMTNWYDRLAFFNSLRLAGAVAVTGTFLGFLFALAVTKISMPRPLRWFIGAITVLPLISPPFTSSIALTLSLGPNGIILKMLGIKAFNLYGFWGTWISESLTYFPVAFLTIAAVLSCIDPNLEDAGLSLGASPFKVFRTVTLPLSVPGIANSMLLLFACSLADFATPLVLAGHQFPVLPTQAYLQITGLYDLRGGAALSFVLLVPALAVFLLQRFWVSRKSYVTVTGKSGARTTTKGLGPITEWSILALCGAVIAFILFLYSLIVAGAFTKAWGVNNSFTLENFVYVMDHGQKAIKDTLMIALTATPIGALLAVAIAYITQRKPFPGNGLMEIVSLLNYALPGTVVGIAYVIAFNGKPFMLTGTMAILVAAYVFRYDSAGIRAVIASLHQIDRSMEEASMSLGASSITTFRKVTFPLVVPAVLAGMKYLFIHSMTAISATIFLVSVSWSLLTTRILECMTELQFGNACAFSIVLIAIVFVFSGLLSLLARATGHTYKGQGGSL, from the coding sequence ATGGACCGAACCCTGATCCCCGTGGTTGCCACAATATGGCTTTCACTGGGCATATTCGTTCTGTATCCTTTTTTTAAACTGCTCGCAATGACTTTCATAGTGGAAGGCCAGCTCTCCGGAGCCAACATCGCCGCTGTGATGACCAACTGGTACGACCGACTGGCCTTTTTTAACAGCTTGAGGCTGGCGGGAGCTGTCGCTGTGACGGGGACATTTTTAGGGTTTCTATTTGCACTAGCGGTGACCAAGATCTCCATGCCAAGGCCCCTCCGGTGGTTTATAGGGGCTATCACCGTACTGCCCCTCATATCGCCGCCCTTCACCAGCAGCATAGCCCTGACCCTCTCCCTGGGGCCTAACGGCATTATCCTGAAGATGCTGGGGATAAAGGCCTTCAATCTCTACGGTTTCTGGGGAACCTGGATATCCGAATCTCTGACCTACTTCCCTGTTGCCTTTTTGACCATAGCGGCGGTGCTCTCCTGTATAGACCCAAACCTGGAGGACGCAGGTTTAAGTCTGGGGGCCTCGCCCTTTAAGGTGTTTCGGACGGTAACTCTGCCTCTGTCTGTGCCGGGAATAGCCAACTCTATGTTGCTTCTGTTCGCCTGCTCCCTGGCGGACTTCGCCACTCCACTGGTTCTGGCGGGACACCAGTTTCCCGTACTGCCCACCCAGGCATATCTCCAGATAACCGGTCTATACGACCTTCGGGGAGGGGCGGCTCTGTCCTTTGTCCTGCTGGTGCCAGCCTTAGCGGTGTTTTTGCTTCAGCGTTTCTGGGTCTCCAGAAAGAGCTACGTCACCGTCACCGGAAAGTCAGGGGCAAGGACCACCACCAAGGGCCTTGGTCCGATCACCGAGTGGTCCATACTGGCCCTATGTGGGGCTGTGATCGCCTTTATACTGTTTCTCTATTCTCTCATAGTGGCCGGGGCCTTTACAAAGGCCTGGGGTGTAAATAACTCGTTCACACTGGAGAACTTCGTCTACGTCATGGACCACGGCCAGAAGGCCATAAAGGATACCCTGATGATAGCCCTTACCGCCACACCTATAGGGGCACTCCTGGCCGTGGCCATAGCCTACATAACCCAGAGAAAGCCCTTTCCCGGTAACGGCCTGATGGAGATAGTGTCCCTCCTTAACTACGCCCTGCCCGGGACGGTGGTAGGTATAGCCTACGTGATAGCCTTCAACGGAAAGCCTTTCATGCTCACCGGCACCATGGCCATCCTCGTGGCGGCCTACGTGTTTCGCTACGACTCGGCGGGCATAAGGGCGGTGATAGCCTCCCTTCACCAGATAGATCGGTCCATGGAGGAGGCCTCCATGAGCCTGGGGGCGTCGTCCATAACTACCTTCCGAAAGGTCACCTTCCCCCTGGTGGTCCCGGCGGTGCTGGCGGGAATGAAGTATCTGTTCATCCACTCTATGACCGCCATAAGCGCGACAATCTTTCTTGTCTCGGTCAGCTGGTCCCTCCTCACCACCAGGATACTGGAGTGTATGACCGAGCTCCAGTTCGGCAACGCCTGCGCTTTTTCTATAGTGCTCATAGCCATAGTTTTCGTGTTCAGCGGTCTCCTGAGCCTTCTGGCCAGGGCCACAGGACATACCTATAAAGGACAGGGAGGAAGCCTCTGA
- a CDS encoding M15 family metallopeptidase, giving the protein MTNKIPPLMESGEPLVSASLYPERILSRPQYFIQGLKGSVPESFLRVGVYERLVRAADRLPKGWKFVLLDCWRSPELQGELFRTISGEISREHPDLSTEEVERRARIFVAYPSVEPDRVSGHCTGGSVDLTLADDKGRALPMGSGFDETSERSYTDHYDGLPEGEEIRHNRGLLVDLMENEGFSNYPKEWWHFDYGNRNWAIRTGEDHCIYGFIRPEMRWR; this is encoded by the coding sequence ATGACTAACAAGATACCGCCCCTGATGGAAAGCGGAGAGCCACTGGTGTCCGCCAGCCTCTATCCCGAGAGGATACTGTCCAGACCGCAGTATTTTATCCAAGGGCTAAAGGGTAGCGTTCCGGAGTCCTTCCTCCGAGTTGGGGTATATGAACGGCTGGTGAGAGCGGCGGATCGGCTTCCGAAGGGATGGAAGTTCGTCCTGTTGGACTGCTGGCGATCGCCGGAGCTACAGGGGGAGCTTTTCAGGACCATTAGCGGCGAGATATCCAGGGAGCACCCGGACCTTTCGACAGAAGAGGTGGAACGAAGGGCGAGGATATTCGTGGCCTACCCTTCCGTCGAACCTGACCGGGTATCGGGCCACTGCACCGGAGGGTCGGTGGACCTGACACTGGCGGACGATAAAGGACGGGCCCTCCCTATGGGGTCGGGATTCGACGAGACCTCCGAGAGGTCCTACACCGACCACTACGACGGGCTACCGGAGGGAGAGGAGATAAGGCATAACAGGGGGCTGCTGGTAGACCTCATGGAGAACGAGGGATTCTCCAACTACCCTAAAGAGTGGTGGCACTTCGATTACGGCAACAGAAACTGGGCCATCAGAACAGGAGAGGATCACTGCATATACGGCTTTATCCGTCCTGAGATGAGATGGCGCTGA
- a CDS encoding ABC transporter substrate-binding protein has product MSKVLMALALGLIVTAGASAASLNVYTIMPEKYSAKVFKAFTEETGIKVNFMRFSSGEALARIVAEKGNPQVDVLWGGPADTYVAGMKESVFEPYKSVNFDQIPEEFKDPEGYWTGIGIIPLVFLTNTNFLKEKGIEAPTSWEDLLDPVYGNNLQMADARTSGTATERIYSLVKVYGEDGAFDYQKKLHGNVQLYTKSGAGGAMPIAQGQTASGIFYIVDALEIQQQGYPVVISYPKEGVSYGVESTGIIKDCKNLDEAKKFVDWATGEKLAQFLVDNSINYIPVLSSVKVSNPALDVSNVVLHPVPTEWKGEKRKSYVERWINEVIR; this is encoded by the coding sequence ATGTCCAAAGTCCTTATGGCCCTGGCCTTAGGACTCATCGTTACAGCAGGGGCAAGCGCCGCCAGCCTCAACGTCTACACCATTATGCCGGAGAAATACTCCGCCAAGGTATTCAAGGCCTTTACCGAAGAAACGGGAATAAAGGTCAACTTCATGAGGTTCTCCTCCGGTGAGGCTCTGGCCAGAATAGTAGCGGAGAAGGGGAACCCTCAGGTGGATGTCCTTTGGGGTGGTCCCGCCGACACGTACGTGGCGGGGATGAAGGAGTCGGTCTTTGAACCCTACAAATCGGTCAACTTCGACCAGATTCCCGAGGAGTTCAAGGACCCCGAGGGCTACTGGACCGGGATCGGCATAATTCCTCTGGTGTTTTTGACCAACACCAATTTCTTAAAGGAAAAGGGCATAGAGGCCCCTACTTCCTGGGAGGACCTTCTCGATCCGGTTTACGGCAACAACCTCCAGATGGCCGACGCCAGGACATCCGGCACTGCCACAGAACGGATATACAGCCTGGTGAAGGTATACGGCGAGGACGGAGCCTTCGACTATCAGAAAAAACTCCACGGCAATGTCCAGCTCTACACCAAGAGCGGTGCCGGCGGTGCCATGCCCATAGCCCAAGGGCAGACCGCCAGCGGTATATTCTACATCGTCGACGCCCTTGAGATCCAGCAGCAGGGCTATCCTGTAGTTATATCATATCCTAAAGAGGGAGTTTCGTACGGTGTCGAGTCCACGGGAATTATAAAGGACTGCAAAAACCTCGACGAGGCCAAAAAATTCGTCGACTGGGCAACCGGGGAGAAGCTCGCCCAGTTCCTTGTGGACAACAGCATAAACTATATCCCTGTCCTGTCGTCGGTTAAAGTCTCAAACCCCGCCCTGGACGTCTCCAACGTGGTCCTTCATCCCGTCCCCACCGAGTGGAAAGGGGAGAAGAGAAAGAGCTACGTTGAACGCTGGATAAACGAGGTCATACGCTAG
- a CDS encoding TRAP transporter large permease, translating into MTGLLILGGFFVQMALGVPLYASLLFTGFLGILSTGNLTLLRAIPQQFFGGMDVFSLMAIPFFILAGSLMNRSGLTDRLIDFSRLLVGSVRGGLGYVNVVGGIILAGVNGSAAADASALGSILIPAMEKEGFPRAYAAGLTAGSSLIGPIIPPSIFMIIYAAMTNTSIGGLFAAGVVPGLVLGLAFMAMNWFFSRRYKVPMTDTAAVRARAKAIMRRSVPALVAPFIIVGGIVTGVVTPTESGALAVVYCLLAGIGITRELTWPGLKDSIYETVRLTSAIFMIMGAATVVGWFLKWERVTQKFASVIIGMGLLEHPWLLLIVLSSIIFVIGMFMEEVAVLTLLTPIFAPLAVKAGIDPFHFGIVMTLNVTIALITPPVGACNYIVAAVGKVPLGDLFREIWPFIAVAMTVLLAIISFPAITVTLPKMLGL; encoded by the coding sequence ATGACCGGGTTACTTATCCTAGGAGGTTTCTTCGTCCAGATGGCACTGGGAGTACCGCTCTACGCCTCGCTGCTCTTCACGGGATTTTTAGGCATATTGAGTACAGGAAACCTGACCCTCCTCAGGGCCATTCCACAGCAGTTCTTCGGGGGCATGGACGTGTTCTCCCTTATGGCAATTCCCTTTTTCATCCTCGCCGGAAGCCTCATGAACCGCTCGGGGCTGACCGATCGACTGATCGACTTCAGCCGTCTGCTGGTGGGGTCCGTCAGAGGAGGGCTGGGCTACGTCAACGTGGTTGGAGGGATAATACTGGCGGGGGTCAACGGTTCAGCGGCTGCGGATGCCTCGGCCTTAGGCTCCATACTCATACCGGCGATGGAAAAAGAGGGGTTTCCAAGGGCCTACGCCGCCGGTCTGACCGCCGGAAGCTCGTTAATAGGCCCTATAATACCACCAAGCATATTCATGATAATCTACGCAGCTATGACCAATACGTCCATAGGGGGGCTGTTCGCCGCCGGGGTGGTTCCGGGATTGGTCCTGGGACTGGCCTTTATGGCCATGAACTGGTTTTTCTCCAGGCGGTATAAAGTTCCCATGACCGACACCGCAGCGGTGAGGGCCAGGGCTAAGGCCATTATGAGGCGATCGGTACCAGCCTTAGTCGCCCCCTTCATAATAGTCGGAGGGATAGTGACCGGAGTGGTGACCCCTACCGAATCAGGGGCCCTGGCGGTGGTCTACTGCCTGCTGGCGGGCATAGGTATAACCAGGGAATTGACCTGGCCCGGCCTGAAGGACTCTATCTACGAGACCGTCCGGCTCACCAGCGCGATCTTCATGATAATGGGCGCTGCTACAGTAGTAGGGTGGTTCCTGAAGTGGGAGAGGGTCACCCAAAAATTCGCCTCGGTCATCATAGGTATGGGGTTGCTGGAACACCCCTGGCTGCTTCTGATAGTTCTCAGCTCTATCATCTTCGTGATAGGGATGTTCATGGAGGAGGTAGCGGTGCTGACTTTGCTGACGCCTATCTTCGCCCCTCTGGCGGTTAAAGCAGGAATAGACCCCTTCCACTTCGGTATAGTGATGACGCTGAACGTTACCATAGCCCTGATAACCCCTCCTGTAGGAGCCTGCAACTATATAGTGGCTGCGGTGGGGAAAGTTCCGCTAGGAGACCTGTTCAGGGAGATATGGCCCTTTATAGCGGTGGCCATGACGGTGCTCCTGGCTATAATATCCTTCCCGGCGATAACGGTCACTCTGCCCAAAATGCTGGGGCTTTAA
- a CDS encoding TRAP transporter small permease produces MGSSRGLGKIQKLAVAMERLSALVAGFLLLVNVGDIVLGIFFRYVMKSSIMWTEEVARYSLVWLVMLGAAGAQAKGDHMSIDFLSPRFPRWLKKVSYMVRIGVQGFVLVLLIWLGSKNVAGTWTMKTMALGIPKAIPLMAVPIGMSMLLVQLLLQELHRHSDGGNKP; encoded by the coding sequence GTGGGTAGTTCGAGGGGCCTCGGGAAAATCCAGAAACTGGCCGTAGCCATGGAGCGGCTCAGCGCACTGGTGGCGGGCTTTCTCCTGCTGGTCAACGTAGGAGACATCGTGCTCGGCATCTTCTTCCGTTACGTCATGAAAAGCTCAATCATGTGGACCGAGGAGGTCGCTCGATACTCTCTGGTCTGGCTTGTGATGCTTGGGGCGGCTGGAGCTCAGGCTAAAGGGGATCATATGTCCATAGACTTTCTCTCACCACGTTTCCCAAGGTGGCTGAAAAAGGTCTCCTATATGGTCAGAATAGGGGTACAGGGGTTTGTGCTGGTCCTGCTTATCTGGCTCGGCAGCAAAAACGTCGCAGGAACCTGGACCATGAAGACCATGGCTCTAGGTATCCCTAAGGCTATCCCCCTCATGGCGGTCCCTATCGGCATGTCCATGTTATTGGTGCAGCTCCTGCTTCAGGAGCTGCACCGCCACTCCGACGGAGGTAATAAACCATGA
- a CDS encoding acyl-CoA dehydratase activase — translation MIAVGIDMGSVGTKTVLFDGKVVDSHLEPTGWNPAEAGRKSVEYLLEKNRLTKTLLGPIVATGYGRKSLTIAEKAVTEITCHARGAYFLDNQIRTILDIGGQDSKVIRLDQSGNVVDFMMNDKCAAGTGRFLQVMANLLEYSIEELGAIPIEGEIQSISSMCTVFAESEVVSHLAKGVRKEAVALGLLDSVAVRASSMLARIGIAPGLAFTGGVSRCSSLVSMIHAHTGQNVKTYPQSQFAGALGAALISHDMI, via the coding sequence ATGATAGCAGTCGGTATAGATATGGGATCGGTTGGCACTAAGACGGTGCTCTTCGACGGGAAAGTAGTGGACAGCCACCTTGAGCCCACCGGATGGAATCCCGCTGAGGCTGGACGAAAATCGGTGGAATATCTGCTTGAGAAAAACCGCCTCACAAAAACCCTCTTAGGGCCAATAGTGGCAACAGGCTACGGCAGGAAAAGCCTGACAATAGCGGAAAAAGCGGTCACCGAGATAACCTGCCACGCAAGAGGGGCCTATTTTCTCGACAACCAGATTCGCACCATTTTAGACATAGGCGGGCAAGATAGCAAGGTTATCAGGCTGGACCAGAGCGGCAACGTGGTGGACTTCATGATGAACGACAAGTGTGCCGCAGGCACAGGTCGATTTCTCCAGGTCATGGCCAACCTGCTGGAGTACTCCATAGAGGAGCTAGGGGCCATCCCGATCGAGGGGGAGATCCAGAGCATCTCCAGCATGTGTACCGTCTTCGCCGAGTCGGAGGTGGTGAGCCACTTAGCGAAAGGTGTCCGTAAAGAGGCGGTCGCCCTGGGCCTGCTGGACTCAGTGGCGGTCAGGGCCTCCTCCATGCTGGCCCGGATCGGCATAGCCCCAGGTCTGGCCTTCACAGGAGGTGTATCCCGATGCTCCTCATTGGTGTCCATGATTCACGCCCATACAGGGCAAAACGTGAAGACATATCCCCAATCCCAGTTCGCCGGAGCCCTGGGAGCGGCACTGATATCTCACGATATGATATAA